A window of Microcoleus sp. bin38.metabat.b11b12b14.051 genomic DNA:
CTGTCTTCTGCGTAGCCACCATCGCCGTCAAGGATGGGGCGGCCCAAAAGCCGATCGCGCTTCAGAGGAGTAACCAATCTCGACTGCGACAAAAACCGCAGAATTTTCGCTTTACCTTCAGCATCCACACTGCTCATAATCGCAGCCGTGCGGCCTTCGGCGATCGCCCTTTCTTGCGGCCAATCTTCCAAAAACCCTTGCTCGTCAAGGGCTAAATCCGAAACTCCTTGAAAATAAGCATCGATCGTTTGCTGCTGCGTAATGCGATTTTGCTGAATCGTCAAATCCTTCGAGATTACGTACTGGCGCCAAGCCACATAAACGCCCAAAATTGCGATTAAAATTTGACCCAAAGCGCCAATTAACTCGCCCAGAGCTCCGATCGCATCCCAGTTGATTTGGATATTGCGACTTCCCGGTTCAGTATTAGTACCGCTGAGCATCAACAAGCCAACAATCCCAGCTAAAAGCCCGAAGCAAGAGACAATCAGGGTGCGCCAAGTCGGCGGAATTACTTGCACCCAGATTTTGCCCCAACTCGGCCACATCATCCGCAGCGATACCCCGATCGCACCGATGGCACCAATTAAGCCCAGCCAAATGTTGTCATTAGCGAGTCCAAAAATCATCGCTGCGATCAACCCCAGCGTCAGCACCGAAGCCGACTTCTCAGCAGTCGTTTGTGCCGGCTGTTGCGGCAATAAAACCTTGCGGGTTGCAGGAGGTGGCGGCAGCGGTTTTTCCAGATCCGCAGTGGCGACGATTGCCGCTGGCTCTGATGGCACAGTAGGGCTTGCACCGTTAAGATTTTCTACAGTCACGTTCGACTCAGGAAGATTTGGTTGAGAAGAGTTTGGTTCTGGTGTCATGCGTTGAGGCAAATTCTAATTTTGGGCGATCGCTAAAACGATTTTAACTAACGAAGCACGATTCTAGATAGCATTACAATAGAAATATCGAGTAATTACACTCAAAGAGGTAACATAATATGACCCTGGTACTCCCCAATCTTCAAGGAAAACAAATGGGTCAAGTAATCACTACAATCACCGTCACGAATTTCATCGATCTAGTTATGGCCGAACGGGGATTCATTTCTACGGAGGAAGTTCGTTCTGCGGTACTCGACAAAGTTCTTGTCGATACCGGAGCAACTCTACTTTCCTTGCCAGCTCCCATTATTAGCCAACTAGGTTTAAGACAAGTAGGAGAAAGAGATGTAGAAACATCGGCTGGCATTAAAAAAGGTCGAATTTTTGCAGGCGCTCAAATTATTGTAGAAGGGAGAGAAGGCAGATTTGATTGTTTAGAATTGCCCGAAGGCGTTGCCGCTGTTTTGCTGGGCGTGATTCCCATGGAAGAACTAGGATTAGAACCTGATTTGAAAAATCAAAGATTGCGAGAATTGCCGATGAACAATCAGCAAACATATCTAATGGCTTAATTGAAAGGTTTGTAGTGAGGACTTTAGTTTTTTAATGGATGCGGACTAAAGTCC
This region includes:
- a CDS encoding pentapeptide repeat-containing protein, producing the protein MTPEPNSSQPNLPESNVTVENLNGASPTVPSEPAAIVATADLEKPLPPPPATRKVLLPQQPAQTTAEKSASVLTLGLIAAMIFGLANDNIWLGLIGAIGAIGVSLRMMWPSWGKIWVQVIPPTWRTLIVSCFGLLAGIVGLLMLSGTNTEPGSRNIQINWDAIGALGELIGALGQILIAILGVYVAWRQYVISKDLTIQQNRITQQQTIDAYFQGVSDLALDEQGFLEDWPQERAIAEGRTAAIMSSVDAEGKAKILRFLSQSRLVTPLKRDRLLGRPILDGDGGYAEDRDHGIRVIDLNVMLAGADLAGTDLRWTELSEANLVRANLSKCDLVKANLSRAILYDANLARADMRAAILFYGSAEKASPRSRTEFANYQTGEHTGAVVERADFTAVKRLSDEQRYYCCAWCGSKSRETIPGGCEGIPNKLGR
- a CDS encoding aspartyl protease, encoding MTLVLPNLQGKQMGQVITTITVTNFIDLVMAERGFISTEEVRSAVLDKVLVDTGATLLSLPAPIISQLGLRQVGERDVETSAGIKKGRIFAGAQIIVEGREGRFDCLELPEGVAAVLLGVIPMEELGLEPDLKNQRLRELPMNNQQTYLMA